The Salmo salar chromosome ssa02, Ssal_v3.1, whole genome shotgun sequence genome segment gctgcatcagatgacctggccatcacaatcacccaacctcaacccaattgagatggtttgggatgagttagaccgcagagtgaaggaaaagcagccaacaagtgctcagcatatgtgggaactccttcaagactgttggaaaagcatgccaagagagtgcaaagctgtcatcaaggcaaagggtggctactttgaagaatctaaaatatattttgatttgtttaacactttcatttggttactacatgactccatatgtgttatttcataggtttgatgtcttcactattattctacaatgtaggaaatattcaaaacaaagaaaaacccttgaatgagtaggtgtgtccaaacttttgactggtactatatatagaAAAACACAGTCATGGGAAGCACAAATATAACATCACAAATCTCCCAGAAAATAAATGACATTCCTCAACTAAGTCTCCAATCAATGTTTTAAATTGACCGAATGGCATCAGAACATCAAGATGACATGtacacaaccgttcaaaagtttggggtcacatagaactgtccttatttttgaaagaaaaacacattttgtgtccattaaaataacataaaattgatccgaaatacagtgttgACGTTgtaaaaggccagcatcccggagtcgactcttcactgttgacattgagactggtgttttgcgggtactatttaatgaagctgccagttgaggacttgtgaggcgtctgtttctcaaactagacactctaatgttcctgttctcttgctcagttgtgcaccgaggcctcccactcctctttctattctggttagagccagtttgtgctgttctgagaaaggaatagtacacagcattgtacgagatcttcagtttcttggctaatttctcacatggaatagccttcatttctcaaaacaggaatagactgacgagttacaGAATaaatgtctttgtttctggccattttgagcctgtaattgaacccataaatgctgatgctccagatactcaactagtctaaagaaggccagttctattgcttctttaatcacaacaacagttttcagctgtgctaacataattgaaaaaggggtttctaatgatcaattatccttttaaaattataaacttggattagctaacacaacgtgccattggaacacatgattaatggtttctgataatgggcctctgtacacctatgtagatattccgttaaaaatcagccgtttccagctacaatagtcatttacaacattaaccatgtctacactgtatttctgatcaatttgatgttattttaatggacaaaaaatgtgcttttctttcaaaaacaaggacatttctaagtgaccccaatcttttgaacggtagtgtattttgAATTTTGTTCCAGCAATAGGGTGCATTCAAACTAAAAGCTGATTGATTTAAATTCTGACATGTATTAGATCAAATTGCTATGAAACTGTTGAACCATGTAAACACATACTGACATGTGGTTTTGGCCAAATCTAAAGCAATAGTTACAGatgtaatttgatcactcttttgttgctgagaatgatGGGCGTCGTGATTTCAATCAAttgactgaaaacccacactaacacacggtTATATCAACAgtgttgcacttttcatgtagtctACTTTCGGTCAGCTTATAGCCTAACCactgatcaagcaacattatagaCTAAACgctcaaatcctgttgctgcaggattgtttTGCTGTGACTGAATATAGATCAAATTAAGATCGTACACCTGTATGTTATTCCTTAAAATAATCAATATCTTAAATGAAATCTCTATGTACAATGTCCTTAGACAAGATGACTAGTCTGGCTAAAGTCAGATAAGCAGTGTAGAATATAAGAGGATATACAGGGATTAGTGAAGGACAAAGATTCCCATCAGAAATCTTGCTGGGAGAATGATTGAACACAGGCTGCAATAGCATGAATCCTTGTGgctcaaaagagagagagagagagagagagagagagagagagagagagagagagagagagagagagagagagagagctggccacACTGTAAAGGGGTTACCATGAATTTACAGGCAGCTCGGTGGCAAGTAAAATTCTGTATTTAATATTACTGTACACCTACTGTAATATAAACATGGTATCAAAGCAAGTACTGTGTAATGACACAGAGTACAATACTGTAAAATGTACATTCTCACTCatgggtgcaacaaatatagcctttTACAAGGCgcgcctcaaaatatgttaatgagccagaaacaacaataccatgcacccacTAGTGGTCAAAAGGTTTTTGACGCTCCAAAGATACAGTATTCTGTGGGatggaattacagtaccattcGATATACAGcaattttcccacaatgcaccataatttacagtatgctgcagttAAACATTTGAGTTTTTTACTGTTGATAATACCTAAAATGAAGGTATAAATTACAATTTCCGTtaaagtgcagagagagagaaagtacagTGGCATACTTCACATGCCCTGTAACAATGAGTACGTTTGCATGCACACTAATCATTTGAATATTACACATGATTATGGCAGTAAGCCAAGTATggcaatagtcatgtaaacactttAGTCTTTTTATCTTAATCGGAATAAGGTAAAATTCTAAGCATACGCCAAATAAAACACCTAGTTTGCTGAGAAATCTTTGGAATTATTAGAAATGTTAACACCTTACTCGGTGTTCCAGTGGTGTGTTTGATCTGCGCAGGCACCAGCACCGGTAGGACAAGCCTCCCTCTTAAGCGCAAGTGAAGGGAGTTCGGAAAAAGTGAAAGTATGCATCTTAGagatagttttcacatacaaactttacaTGTCCGAACTCAGAAACAAATAGGCTTCACAAAAATACCTTGGTCGCTGTGGTAGAAAGTTCAATTTGACTGGATTTTTTTCTGCACTTATTTAAAGAAGTTTACCCAAAATCAAGAAACTCTGAAGTGATTCCATACATTGAAACTAGTTCATTGGAGCttgtcctctccccctctctctcactgtagtgttATACTGAAACAACTGCAAAAATGGGTCACATGACTCCTGACATTGCTGAATGCAAGCTCAGCGACTTTGCCATTTCAATATCAGTTGAAAGACCAACTGACTAAACTGTAATTTCATGAGCCAATGACATACGTAAGGTGGAAATCTACACAAAAATCTTTTCCATATATAGTGAATTCATGATTCAGAAATATGTGAACAGTTGTTCTATTGAAAGCCTCTGGCCGAATTAGCTATTTTGGTCAAAACTACTATCGGTTTGAGTCAGGAAATGTTTACTTATTCACCTAAGTTCCTCCTTATTgtcccatcaggtagcctgatttcagatttgTCCATGTAAACTGGATTATTAGGaaaatcgttcttcttgcaaagcatgtaaacagtttaaacaaactattatattaatctgactatccacaataataaATCAAAATTGCATTAttgtattattgtgtgcatgtaaccgtacTCAATATGTCTTTCTCATAGAATAGACTGACAGCACAGCATTGTTGAAGGAGCAGCAGGTAGCTTAGCGAttaagagcgttgggtcagtaaccgaaaggtcgcttggtcgaatccccgagccgactaggtgaaaaatcggtcgatgtgcccttgagcaagacacttagccctaattgctcctgtaagtcgctcccTATAAGAGCATCTGCAAAATGACtagaatataaaaatgtattgctttttctttccttttttttACACCATTTCATTGAAAACATcagcaataaaaaaatatactggTATTGCCGAATCCCTTTAAGGAGATTTGATCACTCTCTCAAACGTCAGGGAAAGTGACAGTGGGCCCAAAGTGCCACCTACTGGTACAACTGACACATGACTGGCACATATAGATCACAGATCCCCAATCAAGGATAAtcattttttgtatatttttgttagcAGGTGAAAAATATATACTGACTAAAACTAAAAGCAATACAAGTAATGCAAAAAATATTTACCTCTAAGCTATTAGCTGTCCTCTTCAATAATGTTAACTAAGTTACAAATACAAGATTTTCATATAATACAAAAATGTTAACATCATAGCACAATATTTCTACAAGCAAGAAATATGAGTTGGCCATAATAAATCGTTCctaaaaataaaaattgaaatTGTTATAAACTCGaattttgattggctgctgtaCAGGAATGACGGTTCTCTAAGAATCCGCCTACACCACTGAGAACCGACGACACTACAATCTGTCCTTAGGGAGGACCAATCAGAATGCCAGATATTGTGCGGTCCACGTTTCTTTATTTTGCCCGTACATGCGCACTTCATTTCGAAAATGGCGGCTGTGCAAGATGGTCAGCTCAATCTGGAGGTCGAAAAAgacataaaaacagaaataacaaaCGATGGGTCTGGAAATATCAATGCAAACTCTTCGTCACCCGGTTCTACGTCTTCGGGCGGTAAATCGAAATCTCCTGCGGGATCGGGTGAAGATCAACAGACACTGCTCGCGGTGCTGCAATTTCTCAAGAGGAATAAATTGACCGAGTCGGTCGACATTTTGCGGCGAGAAGCGGGCTTATCTGCAGATGATTCCCCGGTATCCGAGTCGGCGGGAGCTGGATCGGGTGGCGTCCCAAATGTCAGTGCTGATGGGGGGGATGCCAACTCTCTCCTCAGCCGAGTGTCAATGGCCACCCCCGTCGCACCCCCGGCCACCGCAGCCCCAAAAGGTCTCGTGCGATCACATTCAAAAGTCATGCgtattgtttttattttcctTGTTAGCTAACTACCCAGCTAAGATACCAAACGCATGAGTATAACTTGCATATTCACAAGGGCATGTAATGCAATTGATTTGTTATTACCAGTTGGCTTACTGTTGAATGAATGAGACACGAGAGAGCTTGACAGGCAGTCCTGAAACTACTGTTTTTGTTCCTCATACTGTTGCTGGTAGATGTATGAAAACAGTTATTGTGATAAGaccatagccgcgggaagtaggggtgttGAGTGtgtgcagcaccccctgaaaaaacagaataaaaaaaaatagtaaCGCAAAATAGTAATATTTTTGGGAAAAATTATTTTCACAAAAGTACGGACTGATATAGAGGTCTGTTACCATGAAGCACATTTCCTTTTCTCCAGCATCTCTGCTTTGGCAAAAAAGGTAGTTAGTTGTATAATTAAGAACAGTATCTTTCATAATTCAATATTTGCAATTGTAAGAGTTGTTGCTCTGTCCCTGCGATTGTCATTCTAATagaatccagaaagaacaaaaccccATCCTCAAACATTTATATTTGAGGACAGGGTTTTAATATTTTGAccaaataaaatagaaaaaaCACAATTgaccatccttacaaaccacttaatgtacattactgtattgtacataggctggtcatctaggttAGTACCGGTAGACTTTCCATCACTATGAAGAAAAACAACGTATAATACAGTAAttgagtacattgagacatcaagtggTTTCTGGtgacgtggctcagttggtagagcatggcacttgcaatgctaggattgtgggttggattcccatggggggccagtatgaaaatgtatgcatcactacagtaagttgctctggataagagcgtctactaaaatggAAAAGGAATGAATAGACCATTTTCCCTTTGCACAAATAAATAAGTTGTATTTCCTTagtatttcaagaaactggaaaacatataTCAAGCAAGTATTTTTATGTTCCACAAGTtaactgttttgtacagataattatcagactGGTTACAAATGCAGGTAAACACTCAAATACATTTAGCTTCTGTTTTCACAAAAGTATGGGCCTTTCCTAGTCGCAGCACCCCAACCCCCAAACTACTATGGATATGACCAATAGTTATATTACTATTAGTTAGCTACTCCAATATATTTTCATTCTTCTAACTGTGCTTGtacagtggtggcagcatcaggtgGGGAAGACCAACCAGACGTCAACGTTGTCTTGTCGGCCTATAGCCAGCAGGGGGACCCTGTCCTCTACCCACTCTACTATAACGGCCTGAAGAAGTTTATTGAGTCTGTCCTGGACTGCCACAGAGCTGAACTCTCCCAGGTCTTCTACCCACTGTTTGTCCACATGTACCTGGAGCTGGTCTACAACAACCACGAGAATGAGGCTAAACAGTTTTTTGAAAAGTAAGTGTTGTGGACTGGTAGTGTTTTTGCTCCCTTGTAGCGTCTCCAAAGTTCCTGCCTGTCAAGTACATGTCTTTATTGATTTTAGGTCCAACTGGTGTATTGATTTGTCAGGGACTTTTATGAGTTCCACAATCAAATGGAAAACAACCTGTTCTATTTGTAACTGCCTAACTTAGTGTAATGTTACACTATGCATGCGTTATTTAGATGTTAGATCCACTgactcttctccctgctgtctcttcCTACCTCAGGTTCAGCGGTGACCAGGAGTGTTACTACGAGGAGGACCTCCGCATCCTCTCGAGCATGTCCAAGAAGGAACACATGAAGGGAAACGAGACCATGCTGGACTTCAGGACCAGCAAGTTTGTCCTCCGCATCTCCCGAGACTCCTACCAGGTAAGTAGCCTTGGTGGGCCATTAACTTCAAATCCCAGCACTGACTGGGGGGGAAAGGAAAACCAGAAATGTCAAGGTCTCTGTGGCAGTTGACAATAACGTATCATATGTTATCTTACCAGCTGCTGAAGAGGCACCTTCAGGAACGTCAGAACAACCAGATCTGGAATATTATACAGGAACATCTCTATATTGATATCTTTGACGGGATGCCTCGGAGTAAAAGTCAGATTGATGCCATGTCGGGCAGTCTGGCTGGGGAGGGCAAGAGAGATGCCAACAaagccaaggtgtgtgtgtgtgtgtgtgtgtgtgtgtgtgtgtgtgtgtgtgtgtgtgtgtgtgtgtgtgtgtgtgtgtgtgtgtgtgtgtgtgtgtggggggggggtttgttttAAAGTAGTGTTATCAATGTATGGGTGAGCAAGCCAGTGAGCAATACTTTTTAATTTTAGATATGCATTACTGTATTTGCTGATTGAGAGACTATCTGTACTGACTACACTTACTGTACCACTCCTGGCTGTTGTGCAGGTGTTCTATGGTCTTCTGAAGGAGCCAGAGATCGAGGTGCCTCtggatgatgaggatgaggaggCAGAGAACGAGGAGGGCAAACCCAAGAAGAAGAAACCTAAGAAGGACAGCATGGGCTCCAAGAGCAAGAAACAGGACCCCAACGCACCCCAACAAACTAGGTACTTCACCACTGACACACATTTCTTTAGTTAGGGGTTGTTTTCCTTACACCACACACCCTAGCGAACCGTTTTGCTAGGGAAAAATGAAAAAGTTTATTTCTTATTGgaccagtccaggtagtccctgtttcagtcagttttcattTGGTGCCTAATAAACGCAGCCCAGATTTCCTTATGTTTCAGAGACCACGAACAACATTTGTACTCTATTCTGCACTAGAGTTAGCCACGAAGCTTGTTAGCATTTGCAGTCCCTCCCCATTGAAACAACTGTTACTGCCTGACTATGACTTATACATTGACCGTGTTAATTTTTCATATCCAAGAATCCCCCTCCCCGAGCTGAAGGACTCTGACAAGCTGGACAAGATCATGAACATGAAGGAGGCCACTAAGAAGATCCGTCTGGGCCCAGAAAACCTACCCTCCATCTGTTTCTACTCCTTCCTCAACGCTTACCAGGTCAGCCATGCTTGGATATGGATTTTGAATGTTTGATAACTTTATTAGTATTCAAGTATAACTTGATTTCAATGTTGACAAAACCTTATTCATGTTTTTGCGATGAGCTCAGTGTTATCAAcgtgaagcttctaaagcatcaTTATTTAATATTATGAATAAAACTTTTATTCACAGTATTACCACAAAACAATGCGGTAACATATACAGTATTCTGTCTTGACCTTTGACCTGTAGGGTCTGACAGCGGTGGACTTCACAGATGACTCCAGTCTGATCGCGGGGGGCTTCGCTGACTCCACCGTTAGGGTGTGGAGCGTCACCCCCAAGAAACTACGCCGGGTCAAATCTGCAGCAGGTAAATGACAGTGGTGACCACAGAGATAATATACAATACATCATACACATGTTATAACCAAGGCAGAAAGTAGCATTCCACAAGCCATCTATAACCATTGTTGAACTTGAGATCATAAGCTTGCACATACATTGCTAGTAACCATGACTTTAaatctgctccccctctctctctcgtctccctgtAGACCTGAGTAATATTGATAAAGAGTCTGATGACGTGTTGGAGAGGATCATGGATGAGAAGACGGCCAGTGAGTCTAAGATCCTGTACGGACACAGTGGACCAGTATACGGCATCAGCTTCAGCCCTGACAGGTAAGATGTTATAAAGTGATCATTGGGGAGGACACTTTCCCAAACTCAGATTAAATCTGGTCCTGGACTATGAAGAATGCTCAATGGAGAATGTATAAGGTAGGGGTTTCGAACTGATTTTGCCCCGGTGGGGCCGCATTCGAGCTTCAATGAGGTCTGGAAGGCCGTACTGAAGCCGTCTTATTTCCTTGCCGTCAAATGTTTCTAAAAAGGAGTCCACTATACATTGTTAATGGAATTGTTATGCTCCCTGACGGTCTAGTGATTATTAGCGAGCTGGACAGTCAAGAAACGACACTGTTTTtatttgacacccctggtctaagggctttttagtccaggactatgcTTAATCTGTCTGGAAAACTGGACCTGGGTGTATCATGTAGTGTGGTGTATCGGACTAATGTTAAAGAGGAGGCAAGGATACATTAGTTTGAATTAATTGTTAACTTCATAGAGATTTGAAACACTAGAGTTAGTCTTTTCTAGTGTTCTTATTTCTATGGTTAACTTCAGTTCTCCTCTAATCATGTATTTTAGGAACTACCTGTTGTCCAGTTCTGAGGACGGTACGGTCAGACTGTGGAGTCTGCAGACGTTCACCTGTCTGGTGGGGTATAAAGGACACAACTACCCTGTCTGGGACACTCAGTTCTCACCCTATGGTTACTACTTTATCTCTGGGGGACATGACCGAGTCGCTCGGTAAGAACCCTTATTAATACCTAATGTTACATTTGTTTCAATGCAGTTGATGAATGGCATTCTTTGGGCCTGTTTCCTGGACTGAAAAGGATGTTCAATGGAAATCCTCTATTGACGGCTTTCAAGGCTTCATTTATGTCTAGAGAAAAAGCCTGATTTGTaatttggttttgtttacctgatGGGTCACAAGAAAACAGCCACTGGTCCTTTGAGGTTATGCGTTGTCTTCTTCCGCAGTCTGTGGGCGACTGACCACTATCAGCCCCTGCGTATGTTCGCTGGTCACCTGGCTGACATCACGTGCACCCGCTTCCACCCTAACTCCAACTATGTGGCCACGGGTTCAGCTGACCGTACCATCCGCCTCTGGGACGTCCTGACTGGAAACTGTGTCCGCATCCTCACCGGTCACAAGGTATGAAGAGTTCAAGGTTGTAGGGCACCTGGTGATCTGTTCTCTCCCAATAGAATGTGTATAGGATGGTTTGGTGTTCAAGGTCATGTTTAGTAGGCACGAAATGGGAGACTAAACCTTGAAAGGGAGGAGGAACAACCTGAATTGATTTTTTCCACAACCCTGAGTAACATGTCCTTTTGTACAAATGTATATATGATTTAAAATAACTTGTTGCAAACTGTACACAAGAGTAGTGTGTGATGTTACTGAACCTCCATATCTCATTAAACCGGTTTGGTTCCCAGGGCCCCATTCATTCCCTGGCCTTCTCCCCCAATGGGAAGTTCATGGCCTCGGGAGCAACTGATGGGAGGGTTCTACTGTGGGATGTTGGTCACGGCCTCATGGTCGGAGAGCTGAAGGGACATGCTGACACCATCTATGCCCTCAAGTTCAGCAGGGACGGAGAGATACTAGCCTCAGGTTGGTGTCCCTTTTAGTCAAACTGGCATGTAATAGCCTTTTCATACTACTGAGCCCTTTGTGCTGGCCTGGTCATGCACCCACCATACTTGAAAGGACAACGTGAAAAGAAAATACCTGAGCAAGCACAGTATGGTTTAGGAGGATATTGGGTCTACAAGAAACGTATGCTTGTACTTTTCCACCACTCCACTTATATAATTTATTTTCCAGGCTCAATGGATAACACTGTTAAACTGTGGGATACACTGAAGGCCTTTGATGATGTGGAGCTGGATGACTTCACCGCGGCAACAGGTCACATCCATCTACCAGAGAACTCCCAGGAGCTGTTGCTAGGCACCTACATGACCAAGTCCACCCCTGTCATTCACCTGCACTTCACCCGCAGGAACCTACTGCTGGCTGCAGGGGCCTACAACCCatgaggacattcagagaagccCCTGCTAAAAAAAACTAGGGCTGTGTGAGATGAGAAATTACAAAAGTCGTATCCAACCGGTTAAAGACAGTGGATCAAAGCAAAATGCCCAACCAGTTGAGTTGGCTAACTGAAGTTTATCTACTGTGATGCAGACCTAAGGACCATGGTTGTTCCAAAAGCTGCAGCACCGCcaagctgatctaggatctgattGAGCCCACCCAGCCTAAAATGGCTCTGGGGTGAAATTGCCCTAGACACAGATCCAGGATAAGCTTGTCCTCACAAATCTAAATCCttagtgggggaaatgcaaaactgacccaggACCAGTGTCTAGGAGCAATGTCACCTTACTCCCCTAATGAGTGCCATTACTAGCCTGTTAAAGAGACCATGTTTTTTCACTGCCACAAACACAGCTTTATGTGGCTGTCATGCTGTATAGTCTTTTATAACGGTGCATATTGTGTAAATAAAACACTTTTTTAATGACTTGGTGGGTTAAATTTTACATTGTTTTTAATGTTAATAACACGATGATGCCAAATAATATGGCCTTATTTCTTACAAGCACATCCAGCTGCCGCCAAACTTCCGACCACTATACTACAGAACAGTCAGGACACCTGTGAGGAAACAAAAACACATGGGAAATATACAGTTAGCTTTCCACAGGCAGAAACATGTATTGTCCATACAAACACTCCTGATTATAGTCAAATACACATTTCTGAATAAAACAGTGCAGTCTTAACAAAAAATTGTAAGTTTGCTAGACAAAATGGGTACGAGAAACTGACAGTATCCTATGCAATACACTCACATCACTTTGCCGTGACAGCCGCCTGTTTCTTGGGCTTCAACTTGAAGAAGAGGGCAATGGTGGCTATGCTTGCATATGTGAGCAAGACACACTGTGGACAGAATAGCACACGTGTGACCTTTCTGAGAATGTGAACTGGTTGTACACCACCTTGCACAGTAATTCATGCATGAACTTACATTCCTCCTGCCTGTGATTGTGTATGCATTGAAGTACTTGGCAAAACCAGTAAACTGGTGACTGGTTCCTGCGTCGTGTCCGCCCATGTTGGATAGTAGCTGGTCCCGAGAGAAATAGATTACTCAGTCAATTACAATGCATTGATAATAGGAGGCTTACAGAGGGCAAGTAAAAAGTAATGCCAACCGCAAATTATGGAACGGCCTATTTCTAACACCCACGCGCAAGTAGTTAATATCAGTACTTATTGTACTGGGGGAAAAAAGGATTACTCAAGACAACTTGCCTGTCAAACATTGAAGCTCAGTAGCCCTAGCTGACAAGCCTGACGGCCTGCAAGCCAGGCAGCTTCTTCCCACAAGTGGAAACAAATCGgctaacgtaacgttagctagttacagTAATTATATCATGTAATTGTGTGGTACCATTCAACACAAAGCGGACTGCTATATTTGTGTGGGTATTGCTTGTTTGTTAGCTGGTTCGCATTCATTCAAAAACAGTAGCTGGCCaggcagtagctagctagctcccgcTAGAGGTTAACGTTAGCAAACGATCTGGCTTGTCTTGAGCTACCTCGCTAACGTTAGCAATATTGTCTAGCAAGATTAGTTGGTACTGACAAACAACTAAACGGGCATTTTAGAGACACCACAAGCAACAGCATCCAGGACAACGCTGTTATAAAACGTAGGGAAATGAATAAAGCTAGATGTTATATTGATTGTCACTATTCTTACCTTCAACACACGACCCTTGTGCACGGAATTGAACAAGTGCCCTTCAACGAGAGAGGCCGAAATGCTAAAAGTATCAGGAAATCCCGCCTACTCTCTACAGCGCATGTTCAGTAGTTAGTATTTAGTGAATCAATGTTTGTGGACAAAGCTAACGTCAGTCAATGAATAACCCCGCCTTTTTAAAGTAAAATTGGACAATGACAGGTTTGTTGAAACGTCAATCACTTGAAAGATGGACGTGAATGGACAATTAGGGAAacgcccactgaagtcagtttccGGTTTGAAAACTTGGTGTGCTTCTGATCCACACATGTGAGCTTGCATACCAACTTCTGAACTGGATATTTAAAAGAAAAAGGTAGAGTTTGCTGGTGGATGTAACATTTGTATAAACATGTACAATCGAGGAAAACGTTGGCACGTATTGattgttgtatttttttgttttaacCGATTGTCTGGTTTGTATAGCTTGCATGCTAACGGACTGTAGcttactagctaacgttagcaatgcagctgatgttttgagatgtgcTAGTGGGGATGTAGCTAGTTAGCAAGCCATCAAGATTCTAGTTAAATATTTTGTGAAGCAGAAGGTAAATAATACACTCAATGTGCATGTAGGAATGCCAAAGTGTTCACAATCAAAAGCTTTATCATAGGTGTATTAGAAATAGTCGATATATGAAACTGTACAATCATACATTGCTTGACAtgtgcagtggtgtaaaaatacttttaagtactacttaagtcgtttttttggtatctgtactttaatttagtattcatatttttcactacatttctaaagaaaataatgtacgttttactccatacattttccctgacacccaaaagtacaaattacattttgaatgcttagcaagacaggacaattgtccaattcacttatcaagagaacatccctggtcatccctactgtctcagatctggcagactcactaaacacaaatgcttcgtttgtaaattatgtctgagtgttgaactgtGCCCATGGCTATCCTAATAAAAACAAGAACATGGTGTcgtctgatttgcttaatataagcaattttaaatgatttatacttctaattttgatacttaagtacatttaacacccaatacttttagacttttactcaagtcgtattttacagggtgactaacttttacttgagtcaatttctttaaaggtatctttacttttactcaagtatgaaaattgggtgcTTTTTCCGCCACTGGCATGTGTTCTAAAAGAGCCCTTGTCGCCCCCTTTCCTCTCTGATTG includes the following:
- the LOC106588642 gene encoding transcription initiation factor TFIID subunit 5, whose amino-acid sequence is MAAVQDGQLNLEVEKDIKTEITNDGSGNINANSSSPGSTSSGGKSKSPAGSGEDQQTLLAVLQFLKRNKLTESVDILRREAGLSADDSPVSESAGAGSGGVPNVSADGGDANSLLSRVSMATPVAPPATAAPKVVAASGGEDQPDVNVVLSAYSQQGDPVLYPLYYNGLKKFIESVLDCHRAELSQVFYPLFVHMYLELVYNNHENEAKQFFEKFSGDQECYYEEDLRILSSMSKKEHMKGNETMLDFRTSKFVLRISRDSYQLLKRHLQERQNNQIWNIIQEHLYIDIFDGMPRSKSQIDAMSGSLAGEGKRDANKAKVFYGLLKEPEIEVPLDDEDEEAENEEGKPKKKKPKKDSMGSKSKKQDPNAPQQTRIPLPELKDSDKLDKIMNMKEATKKIRLGPENLPSICFYSFLNAYQGLTAVDFTDDSSLIAGGFADSTVRVWSVTPKKLRRVKSAADLSNIDKESDDVLERIMDEKTASESKILYGHSGPVYGISFSPDRNYLLSSSEDGTVRLWSLQTFTCLVGYKGHNYPVWDTQFSPYGYYFISGGHDRVARLWATDHYQPLRMFAGHLADITCTRFHPNSNYVATGSADRTIRLWDVLTGNCVRILTGHKGPIHSLAFSPNGKFMASGATDGRVLLWDVGHGLMVGELKGHADTIYALKFSRDGEILASGSMDNTVKLWDTLKAFDDVELDDFTAATGHIHLPENSQELLLGTYMTKSTPVIHLHFTRRNLLLAAGAYNP
- the usmg5 gene encoding Up-regulated during skeletal muscle growth protein 5, whose amino-acid sequence is MGGHDAGTSHQFTGFAKYFNAYTITGRRNCVLLTYASIATIALFFKLKPKKQAAVTAK